From the genome of Bacteroidales bacterium:
ATCCGGGAATACGGACGTACTCATGAAAACCGGCCTTTGTATCTCCTTAGGATTACTTCGCCGGAAAACCAGGAAAAGCTTAGTAGCATTCGAAAGCGGCATTTGGATTATATTTATGGAAAAAATGAACTTTATATCCAAAACAATATGCCCATGATCGCATGGCTGGGATATAGCGTGCACGGAGATGAATCCAGCGCAGGCAATGCCTCTATGCTTATGGCCTACTATCTGGCAGCCTCCAAAGATTCGGAGGTGGAAGATATTCTTGAAAATACCGTTGTGCTGATCGATCCCTGCCTGAACCCCGATGGTTTTAATCGTGCGGCCCAGTGGAGCAATATGCATATCCATAAAACCATTAACGAAGACCATCGCGACAGACAGTTTCGACAGGACTGGCCCGGAGGAAGAACCAATCATTACTGGTTCGATCTGAACAGGGACTGGTTACCTGCTCAGCACCCCGAAAGCAAATCACGGCTGGAAAAGTTTCATGCCTGGAAACCCCATGTACTTTCAGACCATCATGAAATGGGTACCCATTCTACCTTCTTTTTTCAGCCGGGAGTACCGGAAAGGGTCAATCCCCATACACCCGAAGAAAATCAGCGGCTCACCAGAGCGATCGCGAAATATCATTCCGAAGCTTTGGATGATATAGGAAATTTATATTTCAGTGAAGAAACCTTCGATGATTTCTACTATGGTAAAGGCTCCACCTATCCGGATATTAACGGAGGTATAGGGATCCTTTTTGAGCAAGCCGGCATGATGGGGCAAAAGCTTGATCTTCCCCGTGGAGTGCGTTCTTTTGCTGATGCCATTAAAAACCAGTTTACCGTATCGATGTCCAGCCTTCGGGGTTGCCTCGGGAACAGAACTGAACTGAATGATTATCAGAGAAGATTTTATGACATAGATCAAGCGGTGGAAGAAGCTCCGGTAAAGGGCTATGTATTTGGCTCGGAAGATGTGCCTGTAAAAACCCATCATTTTCTGAAATTGTTGGAAGACCATCAAATTGAAGTGCACAAATTAAGCCAATCTTATGAGCAAGGGGATAATGAGTATCAACCAGACTATAGCTATGTAGTGCCACTGAAGCAAAAACAATATAGATTGGTCAGGAGCCTTTTCGAAAAGCGAACAACATTTGAGGACAGCATATTTTATGATGTATCGGCCTGGACCATGCCCCTGGCTTTTGACCTGGATTATGACGGGGTGGAATCCGCTTCGGACATGGAAAAGCTCACCGGTGAAAGGATAGATACGGTTGAATATCCCAGGGGAAAACTTATAGGAGGGAAAAGCAATATTGGCTATGTTATAAGAGATACCGATTACAACATTCACGAGATCATTTATCAGTTGCAGGAGGAAGATATACTGGTTAAAGTGGCTACCCGGCCGTTTTCACTGAAAGCAAACGAAGAATTATTCCGTTTTGATCCCGGAAGCGTGTTTATTCCATCGGGTGGCCAGGACATTGCTAATGATAAAGTATATCAGCATATGCAAAGGATAGTAAAAGAAAAAGGAACAGATGTTGTAGCCATGGAATCCGGACTAACTGAAAAAGGCATTGATCCGGGGAGCTGGAGTTTTGTCCCTTTAAATAAGCCGGAGATTCTGATTGCTGCCGGACAGGGTGTCCATAGTTATTCCGCAGGGCAAGTCTGGCACCTGCTCGATGAGCGGTTTCATATCCCCTCCGTGCTTGTTAAACCCGATCATTTGGAACATATAAAGCTTTCGGATTTTAATACGTTGATTTTGCCTGATGGCCGTTATCAATGGGATAAAGGTGTGAAAGAAAAAATTGATCATTGGCTGAAAAACGGGGGTAAGATAGTGGCAATTGAAAATGCCAACAAATGGCTGGCTGAACGGGAACTCATCAATATGGAGGAAAAGAAACTGCCCCCTCCGGATTCCACATTGACATTGCCTTATATACAAAGAGGCGAGAGGAGAGGAGCCCAATCCATAAACGGTGTTATCTTGCAGGCTGCCGTTGATCCCACCCATCCGGTTTGTTACGGAGTTGATTCTGAGACAATGCCGGTGTTCAAAACCAATAAGATCATTTGTGAAAAAACAGGCGACCCTTATTCTTCTCCGGTGATGATCAGAGAAGAGCCCTTATTAAGTGGTTATTTGTCTGATGAAAACAAAAAAATGCTTGAGCATTCCCTTTGGTGTCAGGTGTACGGCAGGGGAAGAGGAGGTATTATCTCCTTCTTTGATGATCCGAACTTTCGGGGTTTCTGGTATGGAACCAACAAACTTTTCCTTAATGCCATTTTTTATGGCGAGGTCTTAAACTGACTGCAATCAAACAGGAGGACGTCCAATAAGTTTGTACTTTTTGGACGTCCTTGTCATCTTTTACATTTTGAAGGACATGACTTTCGTCTGTGTTCCTTCAATTTGTTCAAGTTCCTGTTGGAGTTTATCCTGTTGATCCATGTCTCCGGTCAGCTCCAGAAGGATGAGACCTTCCTTGCTGAGGGCAGTGTCACTCACTTCGTGAAGACCTAGCCTTGTTTTTATTGCACTGCCATACCTGGTAAGGACATTTTGCACATTGCCGGCTTCCTTCTGCCGGTCGGTGATCAGTACTCCCAATATTCGTTTTTCTTCCATAAGTAGATTGTTTTTTTGGTTTGTGCCGTTGAAAATAATAAAATGGTTTGTCAATTCCAATCAATTAAACATAGCCGTATTAAAGTTTGTTTTATCAATTTAGAATAGTGATTTAACCCAGGTTGAAATTTTTTCATTAGCAACAGACTTATTTGTAATAATCTCGGGTTAAATTAGCCAATCCAGGAGCTTAATACCTTTAAATATAAAAATACACGATATGAGGCGTTTATTCATTATTTTATCAATCTCGGTCCTTTTGATCAAATGCACCCAAAATCAGAAGGAGAAAGAAGCGGACCAGGAGGATCAGAAATCACAAAAAGAGGTTGAGGCAGACATCAAAGCAAGTACCAATATAAGTGAGGGTCAGAAAGTACCGGATTTTACCTTCACCACCACCGAAGGGAAGGAATTTGGCACCGACAAGCTGGAGGGTAAAGTGGTCCTGCTGACTTTTTTTGCAACCTGGTGCCCTTCCTGCATGGAAGAGATGCCTGCGCTTCAGAACCAGGTCTGGGAAAGATATGGAAATGACAAGGATTTCTTCCTTGTAAGTATTGGCAGAGAGCAGGATATGAAAAAAATGAAGGAATTCAAGAAAGAGAAGGGTTATGATTTCCATTTTGCTCCTGATACCGGTCGCATGATTTACGGTAAATTTGCCGAAAAATATATCCCCCGCAATGTACTGGTGAATGAAGAAGGAACCATCGTTTATCAGAACACAGGATATACGGAAAAAGAATTTCAGAATATGATGGATGTGATTGAGCAGGAGATGGGAGATTAGGTACGACGACACGATGGAACAACAGAGCGAGAAGATGGGATGACGAGAATACAGGAAGTGAGTAGAGACATGCCGTGGCATGTCTCGTCAGTTGGCAGGAAATAGATCAATGGGGCAAATGGGAGAAGACGAGCACTGAGAAGACGGGAATACGGGAAAGGGAAAATAGTGAAAGTAGTGAGTTTTGAGTAATGAGTTGGGGCGTACGATTTTCAAGGCTCAAAACTCACTGCTAATCTCGTTTTCCCGTCTTCAATCCATTCCCCCTCAAACCATCGCCCCATCGTTTTTTCGCTCCATCGTTCCATCGCGCTTTCTTGCCCTCGTTCTCCATCACCCAATCAATCAATCAATCAATCACCCAATCACCCAATCACCCAATCACCCATTCACCCAATTACCCATTCACTCAATCACCCATTCACTCAATCACCCAATCACCCAATCACCCAATCAATCAATCACCCAATTACCCATTCACTCAATCACCCATTCACTCAATCACTCAATCACTCAATCATCACCATACATCTCCTCAAATCAATCATTTTGCCACTAAATCACCATTTCCTACTTAATTTATGAGCAAAATCATATTGGTTCAAACAAAATATT
Proteins encoded in this window:
- a CDS encoding TlpA family protein disulfide reductase, with the translated sequence MRRLFIILSISVLLIKCTQNQKEKEADQEDQKSQKEVEADIKASTNISEGQKVPDFTFTTTEGKEFGTDKLEGKVVLLTFFATWCPSCMEEMPALQNQVWERYGNDKDFFLVSIGREQDMKKMKEFKKEKGYDFHFAPDTGRMIYGKFAEKYIPRNVLVNEEGTIVYQNTGYTEKEFQNMMDVIEQEMGD